Proteins from one Salvelinus namaycush isolate Seneca chromosome 34, SaNama_1.0, whole genome shotgun sequence genomic window:
- the LOC120028819 gene encoding eukaryotic translation initiation factor 4 gamma 1-like isoform X4, with amino-acid sequence MNKAPQSLTRPHPAPSPGLQLPTFPPGQRPSVVFATPPPQMNPAPQPQQAYYSRPSLPSNASRVPPGNTPRPVAPTHVYQPGQQMMMIPSQQIPFPNQQGPAYFIPGQYRSTYVATPQQYPVPPGTPGFYPGTSPAEYGTYAGAYYPAQQQYTPSVPAAPVIMNPPPQQQQLPPQQQIQPKRERKQVQIIIRDPNQGGKDITEEIMSGGTRSGTTPTPPQMSDDSSESSGSEGPAVAQANGENVTPVVVRPDDRGKPAATLITGPPALSKTSELVKTAPAPTEVKLPDTDCKSPSLPQDLPTPPRVTTTLHTTAPGTPPPSTSPIADMMDAPAPAAAPALSAPKVPAYPAPLPEPRPTPAAEEQPSAAKETWEEVKKKKEEIKEVTEARAVTTSSKPEPSLAPVTNPSSSTNGVSATQPLPEEEPAALSITMPSPQAAKPPLESPIAQPEELRLPNGLPLPSPQDPEKVSAESSECDLSPIAEPEVTPLQREAPASVAAMVTRDPVVQATVAPVVLAETASTTEVTPHQMEDEMDSPPSQRTTPPGANSMQAAVSVPKKKRKMKHLNRKEAVGDLLDAFKEEQVVQSPPEQATPTSASDTEEPRPAATPAVAEVDETWEEKEDKLDAENIEPKPGDLKYQYKEELCRPIDPEEKKRYDRDFLLGFQFISAAMSKPEGLPQISDVVLDKANKAPLRQLDPSRLPGMNMGTDFTPSFANLGRPGMGGGGGHRGGPPSGMGGGGPRRSQQGQRKEPRRIINISSSLTDDVKLNKAEDAWKPAVKKAASGQAAPEEESDDPEQAKTQELFKRVRSILNKLTPQMFQQLMKQVKELTIDTEERLKGVIDLIFEKAISEPNFSVAYANMCRCLMGLKVPTTDKPEVTVNFRKLLLNRCQKEFEKDKDDDVIFEKKQKELDAAAVEEKDRLKAELEEAKNMARRRSLGNIKFIGELFKLKMLTEAIMHDCIVKLLKNHDEESLECLCRLLSTIGKDLDFEKAKPRMDQYFVQMDKIIKEKKTSSRIRFMLQDVLDLRRNTWVPRRGEQGPKTIDQIHKEAELEEHREVLKVQQQLLNQNTRGGGGGRGGGGGGGRDQGNRGGQHPQAGQRSQPQDEGWNTVPISTKSRPIDTSRLSKITKPGALDFNNQLLAPQLGGKGMWGSWGKGSSGGTTGAKPAGEATPESGGRPATSTLNRFSALQPQQPSSGPSQDSDRRVPLRSAPLSRNSSSRDRGSDRFERHDRGSNDRFDRRDDRDRNRHPVTKRSFSRETEEHSREREHRGPSDPIRRVASMTDDRGSRDRARSKENVKREAAATPPTQTKPSLTEEELEKKATAIIEEYLHINDMKEALQCVVEMNSTQLLFVFVRSGLESTLERSPIARERTGLLLHQLYKAGTLPTEQYYRGLQEILEVAEDMAIDIPHIWLYLAELITPMLHEGGIPMGPLFKEISKPLVPQGTAGVLLVQILTLLCRGMSRKKAGTMWREAGLSWKDFLPEDEDVNKFVTEKPGDQNSWELQPGDQNSWELQPGDQNRWELQPGDQNSWELQPGDQNSWELQPGDQNSWELQPGDQNSWELQPGDQNSWELQPGDQNSWELQPGDQNSWEVEPHALTLSCCEKLAHCPVYFLHLHHMAESTF; translated from the exons CAGGGGCATACTACCCAGCCCAACAGCAGTACACGCCCTCTGTGCCGGCTGCTCCGGTTATCATGAACCCTCCCCCCCAGCAGCAGCAACTACCTCCACAGCAACAGATCCAGCCCAAAAGGGAGCGCAAACAGGTACAG ATCATAATACGAGACCCTAACCAGGGTGGTAAAGACATCACTGAGGAGATTATGTCAGGGGGCACTCGCAGTGGCACCACCCCCACACCCCCACAGATGAGCGACGACTCTTCAGAG TCATCTGGATCAGAGGGCCCAGCCGTTGCCCAGGCCAACGGTGAAAACGTGACACCTGTCGTGGTCAGACCAG ATGACAGAGGGAAACCTGCAGCCACACTCATCACTGGCCCCCCAGCCCTGTCTAAAACCTCTGAACTGGTCAAGACTGCCCCTGCCCCTACAGAGGTCAAACTCCCAGACACGGACTGTAAATCTCCTTCCTTACCCCAGGACCTACCCACACCCCCGCGGGTAACTACCACCCTCCACACTACTGCCCCTGGTACCCCCCCACCCTCAACTAGTCCCATTGCAGACATGATGGATGCACCAGCCCCGGCCGCTGCTCCAGCCCTATCTGCCCCTAAAGTGCCTGCTTACCCTGCACCCCTGCCTGAACCCCGCCCCACTCCTGCAGCCGAGGAGCAGCCCTCAGCCGCCAAGGAGACGTGGGAGGAggtgaagaagaagaaagaggagatTAAAGAGGTGACGGAGGCTAGAGCAGTGACTACATCATCTAAACCTGAGCCTTCCCTTGCTCCAGTGACCAACCCTAGCAGCAGCACTAACGGTGTGTCTGCCACCCAGCCACTCCCAGAGGAGGAGCCAGCAGCCCTGTCCATCACCATGCCCTCTCCCCAGGCAGCAAAACCCCCGCTGGAGTCTCCCATCGCCCAGCCAGAGGAGCTCCGGCTGCCCAACGGCCTGCCGCTCCCTAGCCCCCAGGACCCTGAGAAGGTTTCTGCAGAGTCGTCTGAGTGTGACCTCAGCCCCATCGCTGAGCCTGAGGTGACCCCATTACAGAGGGAGGCACCCGCGTCTGTCGCCGCCATGGTCACGCGCGACCCCGTTGTCCAGGCGACCGTTGCCCCCGTGGTCCTAGCTGAGACTGCTAGTACTACAGAGGTAACCCCTCACCAAATGGAAGACGAGATGGACTCTCCACCATCACAGCGCACCACCCCACCCGGGGCGAATTCTATGCAAG CTGCTGTTTCTGTGCctaagaagaagaggaagatgaagCATCTGAACAGGAAGGAGGCTGTTGGAGACCTCCTGGATGCCTTTAAGGAG gaGCAGGTAGTGCAGAGCCCGCCAGAGCAGGCCACACCCACTTCTGCCTCTGACACCGAGGAGCCCCGCCCAGCCGCCACCCCTGCCGTCGCAGAGGTGGATGAGAcgtgggaggagaaggaggacaaACTGGATGCAGAGAACATTGAACCCAAGCCCGGGGATCTGAAGTACCAGTACAAAGAGG aactATGTAGGCCTATAGAcccagaggagaagaagaggtaTGACAGGGACTTCCTGCTGGGCTTCCAGTTCATCAGTGCTGCCATGTCCAAGCCTGAGGGCCTGCCTCAGATCAGTGATGTGGTGCTGGACAAG GCGAATAAGGCCCCTCTCCGCCAGTTGGACCCCAGCCGTTTGCCGGGGATGAACATGGGCACTGACTTCACGCCCTCATTTGCCAACCTGGGCAGACctggaatggggggggggggtggacacAGAGGAGGACCA cccTCTGGTATGGGTGGTGGAGGACCGCGTCGCTCCCAGCAGGGCCAGCGTAAGGAGCCCAGGAGGATCATCAACATCTCTTCGTCTCTGACGGACGACGTGAAGCTCAACAAGGCTGAGGATGCCTGGAAGCCCGCTGTCAAGAAGGCTGCCAGTGGGCAAGCTGCTCCTGAGGAGGAGAGCGACGACCCAGAACAGGCCAAGACCCAGGAGCTGTTTAAGAGGGTCCGTAGTATCCTGAACAAGCTGACCCCTCAGATGTTCCAACAGCTGATGAAGCAGGTCAAGGAGCTGACCATCGATACGGAGGAGAGGCTGAAGGGAGTGATAGATCTGATCTTTGAGAAAGCCATTTCTGAACCCAACTTCTCTGTGGCCTACGCCAACATGTGCCGCTGCCTTATGGGG CTCAAAGTCCCCACTACAGACAAGCCGGAAGTCACTGTGAATTTCCGCAAGCTGCTTCTGAACCGCTGTCAGAAGGAGTTTGAGAAGGACAAGGACGATGATGTCATCTTTGAGAAAAAGCAAAAAGAGCTGGACGCTGCAGCCGTG GAGGAGAAGGATCGCCTGAAGGCGGAGTTGGAGGAGGCCAAAAACATGGCACGGCGGCGGTCGCTAGGCAACATAAAGTTCATCGGTGAGCTGTTCAAGCTCAAGATGCTGACGGAGGCCATCATGCACGACTGCATCGTCAAGCTGCTGAAGAACCATGATGAGGAGTCACTAGAGTGCCTCTGTAGACTCTTGTCAACTATAGGGAAGGACCTGGACTTTGAAAAGGCGAAG CCTCGTATGGACCAGTACTTTGTCCAGATGGACAAGATCATCAAGGAGAAGAAGACATCGTCCAGAATCCGCTTCATGCTGCAGGACGTACTGGACCTCAGGAGG AATACGTGGGTCcccaggagaggagagcagggccCCAAGACCATAGACCAGATCCACAAGGAGGCAGAGCTGGAGGAGCACAGGGAGGTTCTCAAGGTGCAGCAGCAACTCCTCAACCAGAACACccgaggaggaggtggaggacgtggtggtggtggtggaggaggaagagatcaGGGGAACCGCGGGGGTCAACACCCCCAGGCGGGCCAGAGGAGTCAGCCCCAGGACGAGGGCTGGAACACAGTTCCCATCTCCACCAAGAGCAGGCCCATCGACACCAGCCGACTCAGCAAGATCACTAAG CCTGGGGCTTTGGACTTCAACAACCAGCTGCTGGCGCCCCAGCTCGGGGGTAAGGGCATGTGGGGCAGTTGGGGCAAGGGCAGCAGTGGAGGCACCACCGGAGCCAAACCCGCCGGGGAAGCCA ccCCAGAGTCAGGAGGCCGCCCAGCCACCAGCACCCTTAACAGGTTCTCAGCCCTGCAGCCACAGCAGCCCTCCTCAGGTCCCTCACAGGACTCGGACAGAAGAGTTCCTCTAAGGTCAGCACCACTGAGCCG GAACAGCTCGAGCCGGGACCGTGGCAGCGACAGATTCGAGCGTCATGACCGTGGCAGCAACGACCGCTTCGACAGGCGGGACGACCGGGACAGGAACCGGCACCCGGTCACCAAGCGGAGCTTTAGCAGGGAGACGGAGGAgcacagcagagagagggagcacCGCGGCCCTTCTGATCCCATACGCCGCGTAGCCAGCATGACCGACGACCGGGGCAGCAGAGACCGAGCTAGGAGCAAAGAGAATG TGAAGAGGGAAGCTGCTGCAACACCTCCTACCCAGACCAAACCTTCCTTGACGGAAGAAGAGCTGGAGAAGAAGGCCACAGCTATCATAGAGGAGTACCTACACATCAATGACATGAAG GAGGCGCTGCAGTGTGTAGTGGAGATGAACAGCACCCAGCTGCTCTTTGTGTTTGTACGGAGCGGTCTGGAGTCTACTCTGGAGCGCAGCCCCATCGCCAGAGAACGCACAGGCCTGCTGCTGCACCAGCTGTACAAGGCAGGCACCCTGCCCACAGAGCAGTACTACAGAGG GCTTCAGGAGATACTGGAGGTGGCGGAGGACATGGCCATAGACATCCCCCACATCTGGCTCTACCTGGCTGAGCTCATCACCCCTATGCTCCACGAAGGAGGCATCCCCATGGGACCGCTCTTCAA GGAGATATCCAAGCCCCTGGTTCCTCAGGGGACGGCTGGAGTTCTGCTGGTCCAGATCCTCACCCTACTCTGCAGAGGAATG AGCCGTAAAAAGGCAGGCACCATGTGGAGGGAGGCGGGGCTTAGCTGGAAAGACTTTCTGCCTGAGGACGAGGACGTCAACAAGTTTGTGACAGAAAAG CCAGGGGACCAAAACAGCTGGGAATTACAGCCAGGGGACCAAAACAGCTGGGAATTACAGCCAGGGGACCAAAACAGATGGGAATTACAGCCAGGGGACCAAAACAGCTGGGAATTACAGCCAGGGGACCAAAACAGCTGGGAATTACAGCCAGGGGACCAAAACAGCTGGGAATTACAGCCAGGGGACCAAAACAGCTGGGAATTACAGCCAGGGGATCAAAACAGCTGGGAATTACAGCCAGGGGATCAAAACAGCTGGGAATTACAGCCAGGGGACCAAAACAGCTGGGAAGTTGAGCCTCACGCTTTAACACTTAGTTGTTGCGAAAAATTGGCCCACTGTCCTGTTTATTTTCTGCATCTACATCATATGGCTGAGTCTACCTTTTAG